CGGGCGATAGGTGACTTTAGATATATAGGATTTTCAAGAAAATAAAGAACACTGTATTCGCTAGGAACGATACGTGGTTCTATAGTCCACTTTGTTTGTATTTCGGGTTAACATGTCTGATTATTTTGCTGTAGCATTGATGATAAACATGGCGGACATATATACGGAACTTCATTATATTTTATAAAACCCATTAAATGAATTGGTTTACAATATTTTCTTTTAAATATATAATTTGTTCAGGCTCCTTCTCGAATAATATGTATAAGGGGAGAACAAAATGAATATTGCGGCAATGAGAGAGAGTATTGATGATGAAATACGAGGAAGGGACCTTTTTGAGAAATACAACACGGTCTCGTCAATTGATATTTTAGAAGTTATACACTTAAAAGAGAGATTAGAGCAATTCAGTTGGGGAATATTTTATTTATACATACACTCCTTTAAGAATGATCATATAGGAAAGCAAGATATAGCTATTGCGGCAAACGTTGAAATGCTTTGCCTATCCTCAAAAATACTGGATGACTTTCTTGATGAAGATACTTCGATCAGTGAAATAATCAGTAAGCAAAATGTAGTTCTTTTGTTTACCAATTTATTGATTGAATCGTTGAAGCAACTTTGTAATCATCCCTCCTATGAGCATGGTCTTGTGTACTTGCAAGAAGCGATTTATGGAGAGTGGCTGGATGTTAATAAAACGGTGCTTGATGGTATTACTGAACAGGAGTACTTGGACAATATCATTCAGAAAACAGTCTCTATCTTTAAATTTGTAGCCATTTTTGCAAATCCGGAAAAACGGCCTCTTTGGGATGGTTTCTCAACTTATGCGGGTACAGCTATGCAACTGTCAAATGATATGAATGCTGTCTTTAATGATGACAAAAGCGATTTATTAAAATTAAAACCAACGCTTCCTTTGCTTAAATCACTCAATGTGCTGAATGAGGATAAAAAAGCGGAGATGGAAAGGATGTTCTCATCCATTCTGAAGGGCAACACATCTCTAGATCCGATTAGAGAAGCGATAATAGCTAGTGGTTCTTTAGATTATTGTCTGTTATTACGTGAATTGTATAAGGAGAAATGTATTGGATTGCTCAATGAACATTTTCCTGAGAAAGAGCTTTTAGTACAAGAGTTACTGGAATATTTGGAATTGGTAAATTAGATGAACAATAAGCTGATTGGCTTTATTCCTATCAATGCTATATTAATGATCATTACCATTGTCTATTTCAATAATCAGAATAGTAGTGGCTTGGCTAATGACGTTATTTTTAGTTGTTTTCTAATATGTATAGGCACCGTTGTATACTTGAATTCTTCCAAAATATCCGCCTCCAAATGGTTCATAATACTGATTTATATTACGGCATGGATATTGCTTTTGCTGAATGGGCCTTCCCGTATCTTCTTCGGGTTAAGCCGTATTCTCATGAGCTTGGCACCCATCGTACTATTTATTTTTTTTGTACACTTTACCAACATTCCTCGCAAACGTCTCTATAAAAAATGTTGTGTTTCACTGTGGATATCCGGCTTTCTTACTTTGATTGCTTTGCTTAGCTTTAATGAGTACCTAAGTTATTGTTTATTTATCCATCTCCTTTTTGCGATATTTTATTGCATTTACCTTTCATTCAAGTACAAGTCTAAACAGCGAAAAATACTAAGCCGGTATCAAACCATTTTAAACTTGGCGATGTTGGTGTCATTGCTACCCTTTATTATTACGCATACTTTTTTAAGAAAATTTCTTTCAGAAGAGGTTCAACTATATTCCATATATACATTTGTTGCTTTGCCTATTGTCGTTGGGTATATCCTAATTAACCGAAATGAATTGCAAATAGGTATCAATTATAGATTTTTAGCAAAGATTGCACTCATAACACTAGGTGAAGTTGCTATATTTATTATTTTTTGTATTTATGTAACGGATCTTTCCCTAATACAATCACTATTGATTTTGTTCGTAGTAAGTATCATATATTTTAGTTCTTTATTAATTCAAAGGCACTTTTCAACCCAACAATTATACATAGTGAATCAAACGAAGGAAAAGTTAGAGAAAGAACGACTCGAAATTTTGCAGAGAATTACTTACGATAGTTATCTGTCCACATTAAGCAATTTGATCAATCAATTCATTCAGAAAACGATTTCTTTAAATGGTACCTTAATTATCTGGAAAGAAAATCATCAGAGTTTTATCTTGGAGCAAAGTGGTGTATTTGAACATTTATCATTAAAAAAATATAACCAAAATCAGTTGAAAAGCACATTGCACACGATAACCTTTGGGCAAAAACAATATTTTTCATTTCCTTTAAAATATAAGAATATAGTTAATGGTTGGTTGATTATCGGCCAAAAATTAAATAAGGAAAAGTTCACGCCTGAAGATATCAATAAGATAACGATCCTAGCCGATACGATTTGTGAAATACTAAAAACAACAGAAATCCTGCATGGAAATCAGCAACGTTACATTCAATTGCCCAGCATAAAATATGACGAATATCTTAATATCACTTTGGTGCAAAAAGTTGAAGAAATCAGGCGGAATTTCGCTTTATATTTGCACGATGACATATTGCAATCGATACTTGCCGTTAAGAATATGACGGAATCATTGGTAACACCCCAGAAAGATACTCAGCAACTTATTATAACGACTTTCCAAGATTTAAATAAATCCATCAGAGAAAAAATGTTCGATATTTATCCCTCGACGTTGTCTGATCTGGGGCTTTATCAAAGCATTAGTATTATGTGCGAGAAATTGAAGCGAGAAGCTGTTCATCAGCCGCATTTAAAAATACGATTAGAAGCTGAACCCTTATTAGAAGTGGACAACAAACTGCAATATACTATTTTTAGAACGGTTAAAGAACTGCTACAGAATGCTATTAAACATGCTCAGGCTAATGAGATCAGGATCTCTCTTAATATGTTGAACAATCGAATTCTTATAATAGATGTCATTGATGATGGCAAAGGATTTGATATTGCAGCTGATCTCGAGAAAAACAGGTATACAAATCATATCGGGCTGCTAACGATTAAACAAGAAATAAATGATTTACAAGGTGAGTTCACCATTAAGAATAATATGGAATCCGGAACACATATTCAAATTAGAATTCCAATGAAAGGAAATGAGTAAACGATGCATATTATGTTATTTGATGATCATGAACTTTTTGCCAAAAGCTTAGAAATCTCAATTAGTAACAGTGTTACCAAATTTGAAACGTATACCTCTCCCGCAAACATTTTGAACATTCTAGAAAAAAAGCTACCGGACATACTGTTGATGGATATTCATATGGGTGATTTTAATGGGTTGGATATTTCGCAAATGATATTGGAAAAGTACCCTAGTCTGAAAATAATTTTTCTGTCCGGTTACGACTTGGTAGAGTATCATAATAAAGCTATTAAAATGGGGGCAAAAGGGTTCATTAGTAAAAATATATCGATTAATAGTTTGATTGGAAAAATAAAATTGGTTGCAGATGGTGCCATTATCTTTCCTAAATATGATTCTGAAATTGAACCACTCACAGATCGGGAGAAAGAAATTTTACAATTAACCTCAGAAGGATTAAGACAGCAGGAGGTTGCGGATAAACTATTTATAAGTCGCCGAACGGTCAATAATCATATTCAAACCATTAACGAAAAATTCAGTGTCAATTCTAGTATTGCCGCAACGGTACGTGGAATTGAGCTAGGGATTGTAAAATTAAAACATAAAAAATAAAGACTGCTTATCCTATCTAATCAGCTCTTGTTTTCCTGAAAAAACGACGAACTGCGCCTGCTACTGAGCGGCTTACAGTTTCGTCGTAACATCGTCACTATCTTCTTTAACAAATACTAATATGTCAGAGGGTAAACATTGCAAGTTGTTACATAATTGGTCCAATAATTCAAATCGTATAGACTTGTGCTTACCATTTTTTAGATTAGATAGATTTGATGGTGTAATACCTATTTTCTCAGAAAGTTCTATCAGTTTCATTCTTCTTTTTACCATGACTAAATCAAGATCAATTTTGATCAATAGTACGACCTCCCACTATATTTTCTTCCATATGATATTAGATTGTATACAAGAAACTTTTTATGTTAATGAGTATATTGTGCATTAGGTTGTATTTCTTCACTGTATCAATAAATTGTTATCATATTGCACAATTTACTCATTCTTATTTCCTTTTCTTGTAATATACTTCAATCAATAAACAGAAATGGAGGATGAAAATGATGAGGACGGATATGCTTTGGAATTTGGTACAGGAAGTGAGGGGTGGACAATTGCTTTTGGCGGATGTTCAAGCTAATGTCGCTCCTAATGTTTTTGAGAAGTTAACACTTATTTTAGGTAATTCACAGAAACAAAATGTTTCTAATTTTGTTAAAGCGTCCAAAGGAGAATGGCCAACCTAATCAGCTATATGTACAAGTAACCAGAACGGAAAATGCATTTTTCTAACTAACCCATGTCTTACAATGCGATGTACATCATGCGCTTATAGGAGTATTAATACATAAATCTTGGCTAGAGTCGTTCCAATTAGATGCCAGCGACTAGGTACTGAACATTTAAGTGAATGAATGATTAAGTATCTCAAATTTTTAATTATCCACGCTGCTGCTAAATGGGCTATTCCTTATTGTTTATAGGATTTCTATAACTTATTTCATGTCAATAACCCAGTTAATTCTAACTGGGTTATTTTCCATTTTCAGCAACCTATTGCAATAAATAATGTTATCTAGTATTGTTTACTTACCGACCGTTAAGTAAGTATTTGGGAAGGATGTTAAGAGAAATGAATATGAATGCAACGTATGCTGTCATTTTGGAAACAGGGTACCACTTATTTGCTGAGCATGGTTTTGAAAAAACAAGTATGGCGATGATTGCCAAAGAGGTAGGGATATCAAAGCCTGCGCTGTACTATCATTTTTCGTCTAAAAAAGATATTATCGATGTGATTTTTGACGAGATTTGCCAAAGTATTGGGTTTGCTAACTTTTTTAGTGTCCAGGACTACACGAAGGATAATTTTGAAGAGAAGCTTATTTCAGATGGCCTAAGTATTATTAACAGACAATATGAAGACGACTATTACTCACGCATCATGAATCAATTCCAAGCGCTGGGTTACCGGAATCCAAACTATTCACACAAATTAATCGAAAGCTTGGAAGGATTTACTACGGGTTTTGTTGAGCTGTTGCGACACGGGGCTTCGATTGGGGCTGTCGATGACAAAGATACGCTTATTAAGGCACAAATGCTGACCATGATCATTGATAGCATAGATAATTTTATTAGCTACAAGTTGGAGTATCGCTACGATGACATCTGGACTAAAGCGGTCAAAACCATTGTAAAGGAGATGTCGTGAAATGAGTCAGTCTACACAGCGAATAACTGCTTTTGATTTTGCGCGAGCCTTGGCATTTTTCGGAATGCTTATCGTGAACTATAAGCTTGCAATGCAGGCAGAAAACGATGGTGCAGCATGGTTGAGAGCCATAGCAGGTCTATTTGAGGGAAGAGCAGCAGCATTGTTTGTCGTGCTGGCAGGCATTGGAGTGTCATTAATGACCACGAAAGCAAGAAATTCAATGGACAAGGACGTTATTCGTCAAAGTCGGAACAACTTGTACCGTAGAGCTATTTTCCTTTTCATAATAGGTATTTATCTTCTGGTCATGGGCTGGACCGCCGATATTTTGCATTATTACGCGGTGTTTATGCTTGTAGCTTCGGTCTTGATTACAGCATCTGATAAAATAATACTCAGCCTGTTTGCGGTTATCCTGTTAGCATCCCAGTCATTTTTGATCTTGTTCGATTATAGTAAAGGTTGGAACACGAACTTTCACGAATATGCAGGCTTTTGGACGGTGGAAGGATTTATTCGCAATCTCTTTCTCAATGGTTTCCACCCCATCTTCCCCTGGGTGTGCTTTTTCATAATCGGCCTGTGGTTAGGTAGAAAACGCTGGTTGTATAAGGGGAATCGATCAAGGTTACTGCTTTATTCGTTGTCAGGGACTGTTGTTTTTGAGGCAATTTCCTATGGCCTAATTAAAGGGACTTCTTCTATACTCGATATAGAGTCAGCGAACTATTTGTTTACGACGAAACCGATGCCACCTACGATATTGTATGTATTATCTGCAACTTGTTTAGCGGTGGCCATCATTACTATCAGTTTTTATTTGGTTGAAAAATTAGGGCATTTTCGTCTGACGCAGGCGTTAATAAACACTGGACAGCTTTCATTATCTCATTATGTCGGGCATATATTCATTGGATTGGGTTTTCTTGAGATCGTTGGATATTTGGACAATGGAAGCCTTTCTTTTGCAATCGCATACGGATGTATCTATTTTATTATCGCCATGATCTTTTCATATGTGTGGAGAAAATGGATGAAAAGAGGTCCGGTTGAACTGATCATGCGGAGATGGTGCTGAGTGTTTGATTTGAACTCAATTCATGTCAATACCCCAGTTAGAGTTAACTGGGGTATTGATCATTTATGGTTTACTAAGTCTTATCTATTGATAAATGCCGCTGCCGGATTTTTTGAATTCTTGTGCTTTAGCTAGCATTCCTGCCTCTATGGTTTCCTGTTCTTCTTGCTTGTGGGCTCTAGTAGAATCGCGGATATCGTGAGAAATTCTCATGCTACAGAATTTCGGTCCGCACATGGAACAGAAGTGAGCCGTCTTGGCTCCTTCTGCAGGCAATGTCTCATCATGATACTCGAGCGCTCTCTCAGGGTCCAGCGATAGATGAAATTGATCGCGCCAGCGAAATTCGAAACGGGCTTTAGAAAGGGCGTTATCGCGATCCTGTGCACCTTTATGTCCTTTTGCCAAATCGGCGGCATGAGCAGCGATTTTATAAGTGATGACACCTTCACGTACATCTTCCTTGTTCGGTAGACCAAGATGCTCCTTTGGAGTGACATAACATAGCATAGCTGTACCGAACCAACCGATCATCGCCGCTCCAATGGCAGAGGTAATATGGTCATAACCCGGTGCAATATCTGTAGTAAGAGGACCTAAGGTATAGAAGGGGGCCTCATTGCAGATTTCAAGCTGCTTATCCATGTTCTCTTTAATCAAATGCATGGGGACATGCCCCGGTCCTTCGACCATAACTTGAACATCGTGACTCCAAGCCATTGCCGTCAATTCACCTAGCGTCTCTAGTTCAGCGAATTGCGCTTCATCATTAGCATCAGCAATGGAACCAGGGCGCAAGCCATCTCCAAGGGAGAAGGAGACGTCGTAGGATTTCATGATCTCACATATGTCCTCAAAATGTGTATAAAGAAAGTTCT
The nucleotide sequence above comes from Paenibacillus sp. IHBB 10380. Encoded proteins:
- a CDS encoding class 1 isoprenoid biosynthesis enzyme yields the protein MNIAAMRESIDDEIRGRDLFEKYNTVSSIDILEVIHLKERLEQFSWGIFYLYIHSFKNDHIGKQDIAIAANVEMLCLSSKILDDFLDEDTSISEIISKQNVVLLFTNLLIESLKQLCNHPSYEHGLVYLQEAIYGEWLDVNKTVLDGITEQEYLDNIIQKTVSIFKFVAIFANPEKRPLWDGFSTYAGTAMQLSNDMNAVFNDDKSDLLKLKPTLPLLKSLNVLNEDKKAEMERMFSSILKGNTSLDPIREAIIASGSLDYCLLLRELYKEKCIGLLNEHFPEKELLVQELLEYLELVN
- a CDS encoding sensor histidine kinase, with the translated sequence MLPFIITHTFLRKFLSEEVQLYSIYTFVALPIVVGYILINRNELQIGINYRFLAKIALITLGEVAIFIIFCIYVTDLSLIQSLLILFVVSIIYFSSLLIQRHFSTQQLYIVNQTKEKLEKERLEILQRITYDSYLSTLSNLINQFIQKTISLNGTLIIWKENHQSFILEQSGVFEHLSLKKYNQNQLKSTLHTITFGQKQYFSFPLKYKNIVNGWLIIGQKLNKEKFTPEDINKITILADTICEILKTTEILHGNQQRYIQLPSIKYDEYLNITLVQKVEEIRRNFALYLHDDILQSILAVKNMTESLVTPQKDTQQLIITTFQDLNKSIREKMFDIYPSTLSDLGLYQSISIMCEKLKREAVHQPHLKIRLEAEPLLEVDNKLQYTIFRTVKELLQNAIKHAQANEIRISLNMLNNRILIIDVIDDGKGFDIAADLEKNRYTNHIGLLTIKQEINDLQGEFTIKNNMESGTHIQIRIPMKGNE
- a CDS encoding response regulator transcription factor gives rise to the protein MHIMLFDDHELFAKSLEISISNSVTKFETYTSPANILNILEKKLPDILLMDIHMGDFNGLDISQMILEKYPSLKIIFLSGYDLVEYHNKAIKMGAKGFISKNISINSLIGKIKLVADGAIIFPKYDSEIEPLTDREKEILQLTSEGLRQQEVADKLFISRRTVNNHIQTINEKFSVNSSIAATVRGIELGIVKLKHKK
- a CDS encoding helix-turn-helix domain-containing protein; the protein is MIKIDLDLVMVKRRMKLIELSEKIGITPSNLSNLKNGKHKSIRFELLDQLCNNLQCLPSDILVFVKEDSDDVTTKL
- a CDS encoding TetR/AcrR family transcriptional regulator; the encoded protein is MNATYAVILETGYHLFAEHGFEKTSMAMIAKEVGISKPALYYHFSSKKDIIDVIFDEICQSIGFANFFSVQDYTKDNFEEKLISDGLSIINRQYEDDYYSRIMNQFQALGYRNPNYSHKLIESLEGFTTGFVELLRHGASIGAVDDKDTLIKAQMLTMIIDSIDNFISYKLEYRYDDIWTKAVKTIVKEMS
- a CDS encoding DUF418 domain-containing protein; translated protein: MSQSTQRITAFDFARALAFFGMLIVNYKLAMQAENDGAAWLRAIAGLFEGRAAALFVVLAGIGVSLMTTKARNSMDKDVIRQSRNNLYRRAIFLFIIGIYLLVMGWTADILHYYAVFMLVASVLITASDKIILSLFAVILLASQSFLILFDYSKGWNTNFHEYAGFWTVEGFIRNLFLNGFHPIFPWVCFFIIGLWLGRKRWLYKGNRSRLLLYSLSGTVVFEAISYGLIKGTSSILDIESANYLFTTKPMPPTILYVLSATCLAVAIITISFYLVEKLGHFRLTQALINTGQLSLSHYVGHIFIGLGFLEIVGYLDNGSLSFAIAYGCIYFIIAMIFSYVWRKWMKRGPVELIMRRWC